ATCCCGAGCCCTTCGAATCCGCCGAGCGGTTGCGTATTCAGAACGCGCTGTCCGCTGGTCGATCATGTCTGTGCGCAACAGGTGCCGGTGCTGCGCCGGGTTCCCAGCGGCGGCTATTCGGCCTGCCATTTCGCCGCCTACGCCGAGAGTCCGATGATTCCGAGGACAGCGTGAAGAAGTGCGTAAGGGCTAAGGCGACCGGCGTAAATGCGTGCAAAGCAATGAAAGGCCCGTAGTAGCCTGTTCGCCTCACGCCTTACTTGCAGTTCGGCCGACGCCCCGCGGCGCGCGCCTGGGTGTAGATCGCCATCGAATGCTCCAGACGATTGTTCAGGTCGCGGATCCGGTTTTCGGGCGAAGGGTGGGTCGACAGGAACTGCGGCGGGCGCTCGCCGTTGTTGAGCTGGCCCATGTTGATCCACAACTGGATGCTCTCGCGCGGGTCGAAGCCCGCATCCGCCATCAGGTCTTCGCCGATCAGGTCGGCCTCGCTTTCATGCGCGCGTGAATACGGCAGCAGGAAGAAGGTCTGTGCGGCGACACCGAGCAATTGCGGGTCGATACCCGTCGCGGCATAGGTGAGCTGCCCACCGAGCTGCGCCACGGCCTGCGAGGACACCCGCTCGTTGGAGTGGCCGGCGATGACATGGCCCACTTCATGGCCGATGACGGCGGCCAGCTGGTCCTGGTTCTTGGCCACGTCGAGCAGGCCGGTGTAGACGCCGATCTTGCCGCCGGGCAGGGCGAAGGCGTTGGCCTGATCCTCGGCAAAGACGTTGACTTCCCATACCGTGTTACCCGCAACCTGGCGGGTGATCGCCTGCGCCACACACTGTACGTAGCGGTTGACCGAGGCGTCCTTGGTGACCGGGGTTTCGCTTTTCAGCTCCTGATAGGACTGGACGCCCATCTGCGCGATCTCCTGGTCGGAGAACAGCTTGAGCTGACGCCGACCCAGCGGCGAGGTCGCACAGGCGACAAGCAGCGACAGGCTCAGGGTGGCGAGTACGCCGTACTTGAAGGCGGAGCTGCGGATCATGGGGGCGGGGTGATCCTGTTCAGTCGAAGGGCGTCCATCATGCGCAAGCGTTCGCGTGGCGACAAGCACGGATCAGCCGCTGTCCCGGCTGCGCCCGTCAGCTCAGCCGGGATTGTCATCGGCGTCCGCGGGCGATGCCGCGGCTTCGTCGCCGACCGGGCTCATGTGCGCCTGCAGGAACGCCAGCGTGCGCGCCCAGGCATCTTCCGCGGCTTTCTTTTGGTAGGCCTTGCCGGACGGGTTGGCGAAACCATGACCAGCGTCAGCGTAGACATGGACCTCAAGCGACTTGTCGAGATCGTGCATGGTGCTTTCGAACGACTCGATGGTCTTCGGGGGGATGCTGTCGTCCTTCCCGCCGAAAAACGCCAGAATCGGCGACTGGATTGGCGCCAGCTTTTCGGCGTCGCCGCCGACCTGTCCGTAGTAGATCACCGCGGCGTCCAGTCCGGCGGGGGTCAGCAGCACGTTCTGGAAAGCCATCGAGCCGCCGAAGCACCAGCCGATCACGCCGACCTGCGGTGCGCCCTTGGACTTGATGTAGTCGAAGGCTGCGTAGATGTTGGCCGCCAGTCGCGCCTTGTCGTTGAGGGCTGCGTTCATGGCTTGCTGTGCGCCGGTCCGGGTGTCGTAGACCTTGCCGTCGTAGAAGTCCGCGGCCAGCACCAGATATCCATGCGCGGCCAGACGATCCGCCATCGCCCGGATGTTGTCGTTGAGTCCCCACCATTCGTGATACATCACCAGTGCTGGCAGTGCACCTTCCACACCCGCCGGGCGCGCCAGATAGCCGTTGAAGTCCTTGCCGTTGACCGAGCCATAGCTGACGGTCTGGTGCTCGACAGCCGCGGTGGGCGGCTGCTTGGCCGCTTCGCTGGCCTGCGGAGTATCGCCTTCGTGTTGCCGACCTATCGCTTCGACGTAACTGTCCGCCGCAGCGCTGCCGTCGGCGGCGGGCGGCTCGTCCTGGTCCTTGCCGGGCCACAACCCGATGATCGCGATGACCACCACGATGGCGGCTGCGAGCAGCAACAGAGGGCGTCGGTTCACGGAGATCTCCCGGTGATCTGGTTATTGTCGTCGTCTTGGAGTGTCGTCGAGGGACAAGGGTTCCATCGACACGTCCGGGCCCGCGCACTGCCGCGAACGGTCCCCGGGGCGGGAAAGGTAACGAAAGCGGCGGAGCTTGTCGCGCTGTGCCGGGCCGCCTCCGGTCTCAGTCGTCCGCGATGAACGGCGCGAGCATTCCCTGAAAGGCCTGTGCCTGCTGTTGCCACCAGTGGTGATCGGCGTAGCGATGGTCCTGCCAGTCGAATCCGGGGATCACCAGTTCCGTGACCAGCGCATGCGAGGCCTCGCCAAGCAGACGCGAGCCCTTCCAGATGCCGCCCGGAATCAATAGCGAAATCGCATCCGGGGCGTGGAAACCCAGCGTCGTCCGGCGCGGTGGCCGTGATTCGTCGTAGCTCAGATATTCCAGCGGTCCGCCGGACTGCAGTACGTGCAGAATGTCGCTGCGGTTGCGGTGCAGGCGGCCGATCGGCGAGCCCCGATCCAGCAGGTAGTGGATGCTGCTGGCGCAGCAGCGTTCGCCGTGCGTGGTGTTCAGCGTGTGCGCGGACTGGTAGATGCGCCGATACCAGCCGCCTTCGGGGTGGCGCTCCAGCCCCAGCCGCGCGATCCACTTGGCGCCCTCAGGGTTCGAGGCGCTCAATCTTCCAGGCCTTGACGCAGCGGCGGTACAAGAGCCGGTCGTGGGTACGGCCCAGCCGGCCCTGCCAGAATTCGAAGGATTCCGGTTCCAGCGAATAACCGCCCCAGCTGTCGGGAAACGGGATCGCCTGACCTTCGAACTTCTGCGCGTTGTCGCGCATGCGCGCGTCCAGCGCCTCACGGCTGCCCACCACCTGCGATTGTCGCGAGGTATAGGCCGAAAGCTGACTTTCACGTGGTCGCGACTGAAAATAATCGCGGGCCACCGTCTCCGGAAGGCGCGAAACCCGCCCTTCGACGCGGACCTGGCGCTCCAGCCGGTCCCACCAGAACGTGGCCGCAACAAAGGGGTTCATCTCAAGTTCAAGACCTTTGCGCGACAACAGGTGCGTGTAAAAGCTCAGACCGCCGTGCTGAAAGCCCTTGAACAGCACGATGCGCACCGAGGGACGCCCGTCTGGAGTGGCGGTGCCCAGGGCCATCGCGGTGGGATCGATCATGCCGGCCTCGCGTGCATCGGCCAGCCATTTATCGAGCTGTTTCAGCGGGTCCGGATCAAGGTCTGGAATATCCAGCGGGGGATTGCGGGTGTATTGCGGCATGGCCTTGAGAAGTGACGAAACCTGAGCCCTACAATGGGTCACATCCTACAGGAAGACATCCCATGGAAAGCTTTCAGGCACTCAGAGTGCACACCGTCGACAAACGCGCCGAAGCGCGCCTCGAAACGATTACGCTGAATGATCTCAGCGCGGGCGAGGTGGTTGTCCGCGTGCACTGGTCCTGCCTCAATTTCAAGGATGCGCTCGCGGTCAGCGGCAAGGGCCGCATCATGCGTCGCTCGCCCTGCGTGGCCGGCATCGATCTCGCCGGTGTGGTGGTCGAAAGCAGTTCCGCAGACGTGCAGGCCGGTGCGGCGGTGGTGGTCACTGGCTGCAATATCGGTGAACAGCTGGACGGCGGGTTCGCGCAGTACGCGCGAGTGCCGGCCTCGGCCGTGGTGCCGCTGCCGGATGGCTTGCCGCTGCGCGAATCGATGGCGATCGGCACGGCCGGCTTCACCGCCGCACTGGCGCTCAAGCGCATGCTCGACAATCACCAGCGACCGCACATGGGCCCGATCGCGATCACCGGGCCGACCGGCGGCGTCGGATCGATCGCCACCGACCTGTTCTCACGCGCCGGTTTCAAGGTGGCCGCGATCACCGGCAAGCCGGAACAGGCGGGCGACTACCTCAAGGCGCTCGGCGCCAGCGAGATCGTCGATCGCAAGAGCCTCGATTTCGGCAGCAAGCCTCTGGAAACGGCGGTCTGGGGTGGCGCCGTCGACAATCTCGGCGGCGATGCGCTGGCCTACCTCACGCGCACCGTCAAACCCTGGGGCAATATCGCCTCGATCGGTCTGGCCGCCTCGCCCAAACTCGAAACCACGGTGGTGCCGTTTATCCTGCGCGGCGCCTCCTTGCTCGGCATCTGGTCGGTGGAATGTCCGCGCGAATGGCGGCTGGAGATCTGGAAGCACCTCGCCAGCGACTGGAAGCCGCGTCACCTGGACCGGATCGTCAGCCGCACGATCCGGCTCGACGAGGTGACCCAGGCCGCCGAGGACCTGATGGCCGCCAGCATGACCGGCCGCTATCTCGTCGATCTGCGCGACTGAGGCCGCCAGGTCTTGAGTGGAACGCCCCCCAAAGTCAGCCGTTCCGGCCTGCGCGCGGAGCCGGCGCCTTTTCGCGATGCCTTGCTGATCTGCCACGAATGCGCGGCCAAGCGTCCGGAAGGCGCCAACGCCAAGGGCCGCACGCGGCTGCGTAACGACCTGCGCAAACGGCTCAAGGCGGCGGGGATGAAAAAGCAGCTGCGCGTGCTCGAAGTCTCGTGCATGGACCTGTGTCCCAAGCACGGCGGGATCAGTCTGGCGCGAGGCCGCGATCTCGCGGACGGAGAACCCGCGCTGTTCGTCCTTGCCGACAGCGGCGATGCGGATGCCGAAGCCGAGGCCGTGCTGGACTGGCTGCGTGAGGATCGGCCGCCGCGCTGAATGAAAAAGCGGACTGCTCAGGCGCGCCGCAGACGCAGGGCGTTACCGATCACCGATACCGACGAAAGGCTCATCGCCGCGGCGGCGAGCATCGGCGACAGCAACCAGCCGAACAGCGGATACAGCACGCCGGCCGCGATCGGCACGCCGAGCACGTTGTAGGCGAAGGCGAACCACAGGTTCTGGCGGATGTTGCGCAGGGTCTTGCGCGACAGCGAGATCGCCTGTGCGATGCCGCCGAGATCGCCGCGCATCAGCGTGACGCCGGCCGATTCCATGGCCACGTCCGCGCCGCCGCCCATGGCGATCCCGACATCCGCGCGCGCCAGTGCCGGCGCGTCGTTGACACCGTCGCCGGCCATCGCCACCACGCGACCCTCACGCTGCAGGCGTTCAATGGTGCTTGCCTTGTCCTGCGGCAGCACATTGGCGACGACTTCGTCGAGCCCCAGCTCGCGGCCGACATGCTCGGCGGTGGCTTGATCGTCGCCGGTGAGCATGATCACGCGCACGCCGGCTTTGCGCAGCGCCTGAAGTGCAGCCGGTGTGGAGGGCTTGATGCTGTCCTCGATCAGCAGATAGCCGGCCAGCGCGCCATCGTGCAGCACATAGACGACAGTGGAGCCGCGCGCCTGCGCCTGCGCCGCTTCGTCCCCGACCCGGTCCAGGCTGGCGCCTTCGCGTTCGGCCAGACGCCGATTGCCTACGGCGATGCGCCGGCCATCGATCTGTCCCCACACGCCGAGGCCGGGATCGCTGTAGAACTGTTGCGCTTTCGGAAGCCGCAGTTTTCGCGCTTCGGCGCCGTCGACGATGGCGCGCGCCAGCGGATGCTCGCTGGCCGCCTCCACGGCTGCGGCCAGTCGCAGCAGCTCGTTGTCCGCCAGCTCGCCGACGGAGGCCACACGGCTCAGAGTCGGCTTGCCTTGGGTCAGCGTACCGGTCTTGTCGACCACCACGGTATCGACCGCCTGCAAGCGCTCCAGGGCCGCCGCGTCCTTGATCAGCACGCCGATCTGGG
The DNA window shown above is from Gammaproteobacteria bacterium and carries:
- a CDS encoding cupin domain-containing protein, which codes for MSASNPEGAKWIARLGLERHPEGGWYRRIYQSAHTLNTTHGERCCASSIHYLLDRGSPIGRLHRNRSDILHVLQSGGPLEYLSYDESRPPRRTTLGFHAPDAISLLIPGGIWKGSRLLGEASHALVTELVIPGFDWQDHRYADHHWWQQQAQAFQGMLAPFIADD
- a CDS encoding dienelactone hydrolase family protein, with product MNRRPLLLLAAAIVVVIAIIGLWPGKDQDEPPAADGSAAADSYVEAIGRQHEGDTPQASEAAKQPPTAAVEHQTVSYGSVNGKDFNGYLARPAGVEGALPALVMYHEWWGLNDNIRAMADRLAAHGYLVLAADFYDGKVYDTRTGAQQAMNAALNDKARLAANIYAAFDYIKSKGAPQVGVIGWCFGGSMAFQNVLLTPAGLDAAVIYYGQVGGDAEKLAPIQSPILAFFGGKDDSIPPKTIESFESTMHDLDKSLEVHVYADAGHGFANPSGKAYQKKAAEDAWARTLAFLQAHMSPVGDEAAASPADADDNPG
- a CDS encoding M48 family metallopeptidase encodes the protein MIRSSAFKYGVLATLSLSLLVACATSPLGRRQLKLFSDQEIAQMGVQSYQELKSETPVTKDASVNRYVQCVAQAITRQVAGNTVWEVNVFAEDQANAFALPGGKIGVYTGLLDVAKNQDQLAAVIGHEVGHVIAGHSNERVSSQAVAQLGGQLTYAATGIDPQLLGVAAQTFFLLPYSRAHESEADLIGEDLMADAGFDPRESIQLWINMGQLNNGERPPQFLSTHPSPENRIRDLNNRLEHSMAIYTQARAAGRRPNCK
- the pdxH gene encoding pyridoxamine 5'-phosphate oxidase, coding for MPQYTRNPPLDIPDLDPDPLKQLDKWLADAREAGMIDPTAMALGTATPDGRPSVRIVLFKGFQHGGLSFYTHLLSRKGLELEMNPFVAATFWWDRLERQVRVEGRVSRLPETVARDYFQSRPRESQLSAYTSRQSQVVGSREALDARMRDNAQKFEGQAIPFPDSWGGYSLEPESFEFWQGRLGRTHDRLLYRRCVKAWKIERLEP
- a CDS encoding YhdH/YhfP family quinone oxidoreductase, with the translated sequence MESFQALRVHTVDKRAEARLETITLNDLSAGEVVVRVHWSCLNFKDALAVSGKGRIMRRSPCVAGIDLAGVVVESSSADVQAGAAVVVTGCNIGEQLDGGFAQYARVPASAVVPLPDGLPLRESMAIGTAGFTAALALKRMLDNHQRPHMGPIAITGPTGGVGSIATDLFSRAGFKVAAITGKPEQAGDYLKALGASEIVDRKSLDFGSKPLETAVWGGAVDNLGGDALAYLTRTVKPWGNIASIGLAASPKLETTVVPFILRGASLLGIWSVECPREWRLEIWKHLASDWKPRHLDRIVSRTIRLDEVTQAAEDLMAASMTGRYLVDLRD